The genomic region GAAATAAAGGGCCATTTTTATCTTGTTCACATTTTCAATCTCCTTCACAACTAAACTGTGATTTGGGTGCCATAACTGGGGATTCTTCTCCAAATACCTAACCATAAGTCATAATATCATTCATGTTCTTATAATCATGTAAGTAGgatcatagttgtcaatagcagCTATAGCGCGCAACGTATCGTATAGCCGTATAGGTCTTATGTCGCTGTATAGTATAAATAAATAGCGacatttttatattttgttaatttttttttcatttttttctcaTCTCTTGTGCTCGATACCTCAGGTTTGGTCTTTTAACATGTGTTTTTCTGTTTCTCTACTTTATCGCTAAACATGAAATAGAAGGCGCTATTTTGTCGCTATCGCTACATAGCTTATATAGGTAGGTTGTCGCTATTGACCACAatccgctattgacaactatgagtAGGATGTATGTAAACTATTGTGTATCAACTTACTTTCTTATCTTTTCTTTCAATTGCGCGATTTGCGCAAAAGATGTTGCAAAATCAATAGAGAATTCCACACCATCTCCCATATCTGGACTTCTATAGAAATTGCTAATGGGCTTTGTAGACAAAACCACATTGGGATAATATATCTTCTCGTTATCATATCTCAAGAAAACCGTTGTTAGGATATTCATCTCTTCAACTATCATCTGTCATATAACAAATACTCCATTAGATAGTTCATCATTATTGAAAAATTTCAGAACCCGAAAAGGTAAATGTTGCAACTTTTATGGGGAGGAGAGTATAAGCAACATAAAATGTGCATATGGTACCTGAACCCCATCAACAACACAACGGTCACCAACATCAAATGGGTGCATTATGAAAACAAACACGATAGCTTCAAAAATGGTCTTGCAAGTGTTTCCAAATATGAAAGCAGCTACGACAAGCTGGGATGAGAGTAAAACAAGTACTTTGGTTGAAGCGATTTCTGTTAAAAGAAGCCACACAACGAAAACTACAACAATCAAGACAGTTGTAACAAGCTTGTCCAATTGTTTTACTGCTGTCCTCGTGTCACTTAAAGCATGCGCTAATGCTTTCCGCTCCTTGTAAACCTTTACCTGCATGAAGTCACAAAGTTACATGAACCTCAGTGTGTAACCTGTAACGATTCACAGTTTTTCACCTTTTTCTTCTATTTGTGAGGTTATGTACTTATGTTCATAGGATCTCATGTGGGATTTGTGAAACATGTAAGAAAGTAAGTACTTTTCTTTTATTGTTAGTACTAGAGCTCATATGGTTACTTCAAATCTATAACTAACTGTATTCCAAGATTAGAGTCTTACCACCCATTCTGTTAATGTTTTCCGATCAATATGTCCTTTATCAGCCACATCGATCAATGGAAACACAATATCTACTTCTTCCTTGATCATAAATCTTCTTAAATCCAGATCTTCAATGTATCTACATTATGAACATATAACATTTGCTAATAAATTATCAATAAACGAAACATATTTAAACGTCTTGTGAATGTAGATGTTATTACCTAGAACCAGGCTGAGCAACATTTTGAAAAATATGATAAGCAGCAGCAATTGCTTCCATCTCATTAGTAATTTCCTTATCCGCAGATTCACTCGGCCCATCATAAGCACTTTCTTCAAGTTCGCCAGAAAACGTCGAGAGCCCAGAACTCGATATCACATCAACCAACATTTTCATAGTCCAAGCAGACACTTTTTCTCTTTTCATTTGATGAAGTTTTCCTACATCAATCACTTCTTTCGTCTTCGCTTCTTTTCCTTTTCTCTTCACCTGAAAACTCAATTGACTCGTGCTTGTACTCGCCTCAACCATTTGTAAGGATTCCATAACCGGTGGGCCCGATAGCGTTAAAAGAGCATACTGAAGAAAGATTGATTCTTGAATTCTATCAAAGAAATTGCTGACGTGGAATGACGTCGCCAAGATTTTAAGCAATAACGTCTTTATTAGCCACAAAACCGCACCAACCAACAAGGAAACGATAGTCCAAGTAACATAATCCAAAACTCGGGTGGCGGTTTTTGATCTTTCAACATGTTGGCAATTAAACAATAATGTCCAAGTAACAAGAACAACAATCAACCAAATCAATACTTGGACGCTCTTCTTTAACCCGTGAACAAAATACAACACCTTTTTCCTCAACAAGAAGTTCAATTCTATCAACAACACGATAAAATGCATAAGCTTATTGGTAACTAACATACCACAAATGATGACCGTTTTGAGCACAAGCCATTTCCATAACTCCAAGCTCCAGATTTTATAACGCTTCAACTCGTTAACCGTCAAGCTAGCAACTAGACAACCTAAAAGCAATAGAAACACTATCCATTCAAACAGAACTTTCATCCTAACCCTCTGATACTCTAGCTTCTTTCTTATCTTCACCTTCTTATAAATCTCTTCTTCCTCATCAACCCCCCCTGCACCTCCAGGTGAGGCCATTAACGGAGTCTTCGGAGTTATGGAAATCGTTCTCGTCGTCTCCCTCGACGGTGTACCAAGTGGAGAAGCAGCAGTGTTGCTTGCTGCTGTAGGCGAGGCCCGATTTGACATAATCCTTATAGGTGAAGGTGAGTTTGATGTCTGGACAACTGGCTCATGCATATTATCCAACATGCTGTGATCGATCACAGACGACGGTTCACCAAACCGCGATTTCGGCTTGGAGTAAACCGATCTGGTTAACGTTTTTCGCCTGGTTAGCGTTTCGGGATTGGGGATTCTTGGAGGCCTGTTGGGGCTGGGACTAAAAACTGCATGTTCAGGATGTGAATCAACTGACTTTCTATGAGGTGACTCAGTAACACCTCTTACACTTTTCAAATCTCTCTCTTCACTAGAGATTGTCACCACCACATCACCACCTTTTTTGTTCTCTGTCATGCTTATCTCCCCTGTTACTGATCTTTTACCATTTACATCCATTCAAAGTCAAAACCCTAGATTTTACAGTACACAAAGTCaatgtttgactttttaaacaaCATGAATGAAACATATAACATCTGTAGTAGCTTAAAGAATCTAACAAATAACACAATAAATGCTTCCTAGATTCCATCAGAAAGTCACTAACTACACCTCTaactaacatatatatatatatatatatcaagttcaaaaacaataattaaaaGCCTTcatcaaacacacacacatgaaaaaaaatatatacaagaAATATGTTACCTGAAACTGAATCAGATATCACTTCTACCATTTGCTCTTTACAAGAAAATTATGATGAAGATTAGTTAAATAGGGTTAGTTTTCCCAGAAAAAGGGAGATTATTTATATAAAGAAAGGTGTCCTAGATATATagaaattataaattataaaaaataaaactcACACTGGCAAACATGTGCACATGCAGTTGCAGCTGATGAGCTTGTGGGTCTGAAAATGGAGGATGAATAGAGATGGGTATTTCAGAAAAAATGAATAATGAGATGTTGAAAAGATTGGGTGCAACTTTTGCACTTTAATAAGGAGAAACCTTAAACTTGAAACTTGTTGAGAAGAATAATAAGTTGCAAGAATGAacatatgtaaatatatataataatgagGATGAAACCGAAAGTGGTTAGCATGGAATATTTTCTTGAGATCACACGTGCTTTTTTCTATTTCAAAGTGTAACACAATTTTTCGATAGTGCTTTTATGCGTTCGTACAGGAAATGCACCGTGATGGTAGGGGTGTGTGTAGTGTTTTGTGAAAGGGATGGGGTGTTCCTATAGCATAGCATGAtctacattttattttatttatttacttacgGTGATAATAAGTGTATCTAGCAAGATCTCATATATAGTAAAGTTATTGGTAGGATTACGATAAAACACGTAACACAATTGTTCTATAAATCATAAGGAAAGAGACATTTTAGTCGTTTTACCTAAATTTAATTGAAAACTTAAAGAGCGTTAGTCTTATAACCCAACattattacaaaaataataaCATAAAGCTTAAATCTATTACTTAAAACTCTTAAATCAGGGCCGTCTATAAGAAtccttaaaaaaaattatgtctgGGGCGTAGAGTAAAACGGGTCCCTATTTGGCCACTTTTAAATGAATTTAAATTTTACTAATGGGTGTTGATGAGTAAAAGAGTAATGAGTTTAATTTAAAATAAGTTTTAGTGTTAATGggcttaaaataaataaaatgttaaCGAAttttaagtgtttaacaagataattTTTTTTCTACGAGTAATTGGCTTAATTTAAAATAGGTTTAAATGTATATTTTGTTTTATATCAGTTATcaacatacataacatacatagaACATAAAACATAGATATGATCAAAAGTAAATTTATTTAAGTGGTACATCACAAAGCTCTTATATATTGTATACTATAAGAATTGTCTGGATATCATATAATATATATCTATCATTTTCTTTGAgacaacataattaagtataaATAATGGTTCT from Helianthus annuus cultivar XRQ/B chromosome 10, HanXRQr2.0-SUNRISE, whole genome shotgun sequence harbors:
- the LOC110885907 gene encoding mechanosensitive ion channel protein 10, encoding MDVNGKRSVTGEISMTENKKGGDVVVTISSEERDLKSVRGVTESPHRKSVDSHPEHAVFSPSPNRPPRIPNPETLTRRKTLTRSVYSKPKSRFGEPSSVIDHSMLDNMHEPVVQTSNSPSPIRIMSNRASPTAASNTAASPLGTPSRETTRTISITPKTPLMASPGGAGGVDEEEEIYKKVKIRKKLEYQRVRMKVLFEWIVFLLLLGCLVASLTVNELKRYKIWSLELWKWLVLKTVIICGMLVTNKLMHFIVLLIELNFLLRKKVLYFVHGLKKSVQVLIWLIVVLVTWTLLFNCQHVERSKTATRVLDYVTWTIVSLLVGAVLWLIKTLLLKILATSFHVSNFFDRIQESIFLQYALLTLSGPPVMESLQMVEASTSTSQLSFQVKRKGKEAKTKEVIDVGKLHQMKREKVSAWTMKMLVDVISSSGLSTFSGELEESAYDGPSESADKEITNEMEAIAAAYHIFQNVAQPGSRYIEDLDLRRFMIKEEVDIVFPLIDVADKGHIDRKTLTEWVVKVYKERKALAHALSDTRTAVKQLDKLVTTVLIVVVFVVWLLLTEIASTKVLVLLSSQLVVAAFIFGNTCKTIFEAIVFVFIMHPFDVGDRCVVDGVQMIVEEMNILTTVFLRYDNEKIYYPNVVLSTKPISNFYRSPDMGDGVEFSIDFATSFAQIAQLKEKIRKYLEKNPQLWHPNHSLVVKEIENVNKIKMALYFTHTMNFQDFGEKNRRRSELVLELKKFFEELNIKCHLLPQEVHLHHPEITSGHTK